Proteins from a genomic interval of Yarrowia lipolytica chromosome 1E, complete sequence:
- a CDS encoding uncharacterized protein (Compare to YALI0E10813g, weakly similar to uniprot|P48233 Saccharomyces cerevisiae YNL083w weak similarity to rabbit peroxisomal Ca-dependent solute carrier), producing MTEPTKAAEHTHKSAEQAQAQLLKAEKQQQLALSTGETPEQRSARYERMFRKLDREGKGQLSKEDFVAAFSGSLGGSVPESHTLRNADSLVGNLVNLMDTNEDGLVDLSEFQSYLELTEQNLVYLFHIIDDKGDGKLDREELADGMAAVGLGDMDSDTIDDFFKALDRDKDGYICFDEWRDFLLLVPNEAGSTLKAAYKFFVEELDLSSEGDVIFHRDVLQGLGYFLAGGLAGAISRTATAPLDRLKVYLIADPITPATTAAASGASEAVYESIAKNASKAKPPSGFMARHHVLINAIKNIWAEGGIRSFFIGNGLNVFKVIPESAMKFGSFETAKKFLCQLEGVEDTADLSRASTFLAGGIGGVVSQFVVYPIDTLKFRIQCEPPTGALQGNALLWHTMKQMWRNGGLATYYRGLWAGLGGIFPYAALDLGTFEVMKRGYITREAKRLGCENSDVKIGNMAVLTMGALSGSVGATVVYPINLLRTRLQAQGTAAHPQTYTGIMDAYHKAVTKDGYRGLFRGLAPNLAKVAPAVSISYLVYENTKTMLGLE from the coding sequence ATGACGGAGCCGACAAAAGCCGCCgaacacacacacaagagCGCCGAGCAGGCCCAGGCACAGCTTCTCAAGGCGGaaaaacaacagcagctggCGCTTTCGACCGGAGAAACCCCGGAACAACGGAGCGCACGCTATGAACGCATGTTCCGCAAACTGGATCGAGAGGGCAAGGGCCAactgtccaaggaggactTTGTGGCAGCCTTCAGTGGCTCGCTCGGTGGATCTGTGCCCGAGTCGCACACGCTGCGAAACGCAGACTCGCTGGTGGGCAACCTGGTGAATCTTATGGACACAAATGAGGACGGTCTCGTGGACCTGTCCGAGTTCCAGTCGTACCTGGAGCTCACGGAACAGAACCTGGTCTACCTGTTCCACATCATCGACGACAAGGGAGACGGTAAGCTGGATAGAGAGGAGCTGGCCGACGGAATGGCAGCTGTGGGACTGGGAGACATGGACAGCGACACGATAGACGACTTCTTCAAGGCCCTCGATCGAGACAAGGACGGATACATTTGTTTCGACGAGTGGCGCGacttcctgctgctggtccCAAATGAGGCCGGCTCTACCCTCAAGGCCGCCTACAAATTTTTTGTAGAGGAGCTGGATCTCAGCTCCGAAGGAGACGTGATTTTTCACAGAGACGTATTACAAGGTCTGGGGTACTTTCTGGCTGGCGGTCTTGCCGGAGCCATCTCCCGAACAGCCACCGCTCCTCTGGATCGGCTCAAGGTCTACCTGATTGCCGATCCTATCACTCCCGCAACCACAGCCGCTGCTTCAGGAGCCTCGGAGGCCGTCTATGAGAGCATTGCCAAGAACGCATCCAAGGCAAAGCCCCCGTCGGGGTTCATGGCCCGACACCACGTGCTGATCAatgccatcaagaacattTGGGCCGAGGGAGGAATCCGGTCGTTCTTCATTGGTAACGGTCTCAACGTGTTCAAGGTGATTCCCGAGTCGGCCATGAAGTTTGGCTCGTTCGAGACCGCCAAAAAGTTTCTGTGCCAGCTGGAGGGAGTGGAGGACACTGCTGACTTGTCCCGTGCATCAACTTTTCTGGCCGGAGGTATCGGAGGTGTCGTGTCGCAGTTTGTGGTCTACCCCATCGATACGCTCAAGTTCCGAATCCAGTGCGAGCCCCCCACCGGCGCTCTTCAGGGCAATGCGCTTCTGTGGCACACAATGAAGCAGATGTGGAGAAACGGAGGTCTGGCCACCTACTACAGGGGTCTGTGGGCTGGTCTGGGAGGCATTTTCCCTTATGCCGCGCTTGATCTAGGAACATTTGAGGTCATGAAGCGAGGATACATTACCCGAGAGGCAAAGCGACTGGGCTGCGAGAACTCTGACGTCAAGATTGGTAACATGGCCGTTCTGACCATGGGCGCATTATCCGGTTCCGTCGGAGCCACGGTTGTGTACCCCATCAACCTGCTGCGAACCCGTCTCCAGGCCCAGGGAACTGCTGCTCATCCTCAGACGTACACTGGCATCATGGATGCATACCACAAGGCGGTGACCAAGGACGGTTACCGGGGTCTGTTTAGAGGTCTGGCTCCCAACCTTGCCAAGGTGGCTCCTGCCGTCAGTATAAGTTATTTGGTCTACGAGAATACCAAGACcatgttggggttggagtAA
- a CDS encoding uncharacterized protein (Compare to YALI0E10901g, similar to Saccharomyces cerevisiae YRB2 (YIL063C); ancestral locus Anc_7.253, weakly similar to uniprot|P40517 Saccharomyces cerevisiae YIL063C YRB2 Ran-specific GTPase-activating protein 2 involved in nuclear protein export): MSKRTREERESIATPQKIDIKRRKSEEDVVDAAEVETTPTKPVTGIKWIPSEEDVADAVAEAAEETKAIAAETQVVADEIKAAEKEVEELKEEVKADENDTKQESKEVGKEAGDAGSKQESNADNNTETKADETTGTKAGETAETVTESATETKLAKAAETKTESSAPETKDTNGDSKPKHVFGSNSKFSGGFGAFKGGSLWGKPASTTTSSITTPASPAPAAASTGSSGYVFGSATKYSGGFSSVLNNLKKDDTKSDNPWAEKKKEDKTEDKKTDKDGEDKNDKDKDADDKEKEKEQELEKEKEAEHYIGVSAPLAKKESMETGEEGEESIYTCRAKLYYFDLTNTTEGWKERGVGQVHINKLKPEDVTETCSGRIVMRTDAVHRVVLNMGLVKGLEVQAGMGASLSSDKVVRISTIEDNKPVQYALKTGNPDAAKQLLAGIKGLIPV, encoded by the coding sequence ATGTCCAAACGAACGCGAGAAGAGCGAGAGTCCATTGCGACCCCTCAGAAAATTGATATCAAGCGTCGCAAGAGTGAGGaggatgttgttgatgcCGCTGAGGTGGAGACTACACCCACCAAGCCTGTGACCGGCATCAAGTGGATTCCCAGTGAGGAGGATGTGGCTGATGCCGTtgccgaggctgctgaggagaccaaggcGATTGCCGCCGAGACCCAGGTGGTTGCTGATGAGATCAAGGCggctgagaaggaggtcgaggagctcaaggaagAGGTGAAGGCTGATGAAAACGATACCAAGCAGGAGTCTAAGGAGGTTGGGAAGGAGGCTGGTGATGCTGGATCCAAGCAGGAGTCTAATGCTGATAATAACACTGAGACTAAGGCTGATGAGACCACCGGGACTAAGGCTGGTGAGACGGCTGAGACTGTGACTGAGTCTGCTACTGAgaccaagctggccaaggcaGCAGAGACCAAGACAGAATCATCTGCACCCGAAACTAAGGACACAAACGGCGACTCGAAGCCAAAGCACGTGTTTGGATCCAATTCCAAGTTTTCGGGCGGATTCGGAGCCTTCAAGGGCGGATCTTTGTGGGGCAAGCCTGCttcaaccaccacctcttctaTTACCACCCCTGcatctcctgctcctgcagctgcttctACAGGCTCTTCCGGCTATGTGTTTGGCTCGGCCACCAAGTACTCTGGGGGCTTTTCCTCGGTGCTAAACAAcctgaagaaggacgatACCAAGTCTGACAACCCATgggccgagaagaagaaggaggacaagaccgaggacaagaagacagATAAGGATGGtgaggacaagaacgacaaggacaaggatgcGGACGAtaaggaaaaggaaaaggagcAAGAGCTagaaaaggaaaaggaggctGAACATTACATTGGTGTCAGTGCCCCGTTGGCCAAAAAGGAGTCTATGGAGACCGGagaggaaggagaagagtcGATCTACACATGTAGAGCCAAGTTGTACTACTTCGACCTGACCAATACCACTGAGGGATGGAAGGAACGAGGAGTTGGTCAGGTCCacatcaacaagctcaaACCAGAAGACGTGACCGAGACATGCAGCGGCCGCATCGTGATGCGAACAGACGCCGTTCATCGAGTGGTGCTTAACATGGGTCTGGTTAAGGGTCTGGAGGTCCAGGCAGGTATGGGAGCCTCTCTGTCCAGTGACAAGGTGGTTCGTATTTCCACCATTGAGGACAATAAGCCGGTCCAGTATGCGCTCAAGACCGGTAATCCCGATGCCGCCAAGCAGTTGTTGGCAGGCATCAAGGGTCTCATCCCTGTTTAA
- a CDS encoding uncharacterized protein (Compare to YALI0E10879g, weakly similar to uniprot|AAO59297 Cochliobolus heterostrophus KLP10 kinesin), translating to MSLPVYLRLRKDDEQPSSRPSSVTDKPYLEIASNDPSTIITNPPEKSRTRTKEKFAFSEVFDGSTQEEVYKKVMLPMVKNVVTGSGDGLLFAMGTTGSGKTHTLLGNPRLGRPGMVHYALKSVFDAIGDRLCLFDEAEAVAEKSAGPNRESHVLEAIPFIDNGILTQSQHQLNQFIENAVVAENADLYSSVGQRSSHGVYISMVEIYNDRVFDLLDKRRPVVVKCDTKGKFGIPSQTKLFCATIQEAFQVLEQAHALRSTHSTESNSVSSRSHALFTVTVKRLGRTMLTTSLTIGDLAGSERNKSTRAEGERLSEACSINQSLMMLGQCLQRQREVKGYKLDRSILRSSKLAQLLLPVAFSRDAMTALLITANQNADFSSTIQIMRYSALARDTIKPPVTPAYLKRAGSGPSTPAQRAVSNSSISSTGSTMSHMSSASHTSHDDTKDNLIRTIAALQEQLYQAQQREDALEIQIREEVNQEMETHMEQMRQWYLDQLDQATDAAQNFTDKKISILGRRVNSDNVSDELVKLRKENQLLKQRLNVDKENVEIAHGPDSFRSD from the coding sequence ATGTCTCTACCGGTATATTTGCGACTGCGCAAGGATGACGAGCAGCCCAGCTCGCGGCCCAGCTCCGTCACTGACAAGCCGTATCTCGAAATCGCCTCGAACGACCCttccaccatcatcaccaatcctccagagaagagCCGAACCAGGACCAAAGAGAAGTTTGCATTTTCGGAGGTCTTTGACGGCTCGACTCAGGAGGAGGTTTACAAAAAGGTCATGCTGCCCATGGTAAAAAATGTGGTGACAGGATCGGGAGACGGTCTGTTGTTTGCCATGGGAACTACCGGGTCAGGTAAGACACACACTCTGCTTGGTAACCCTCGGCTGGGACGTCCTGGCATGGTGCATTATGCACTCAAGTCTGTTTTTGATGCCATTGGTGACCGCCTGTGTCTATTTGACGAGGCTGAAGCGGTTGCCGAAAAAAGCGCAGGTCCCAACAGAGAGTCCCATGTTCTGGAAGCCATTCCTTTCATTGACAACGGCATTCTTACACAGAGCCAACATCAGCTCAACCAGTTCATTGAGAACGCCGTTGTTGCCGAAAACGCTGACCTGTACTCTTCTGTCGGCCAGAGATCTTCCCATGGAGTGTACATCTCCATGGTGGAGATTTACAACGACAGAGTTTTTGATCTTCTGGACAAACGCCGACCCGTGGTGGTCAAGTGCGACACAAAGGGCAAGTTTGGTATTCCCTCGCAGACTAAACTCTTCTGCGCAACCATCCAGGAGGCTTTCCAAGTGCTGGAACAGGCCCATGCACTACGAAGCACCCACTCCACAGAGTCCAACAGCGTGTCTTCGCGGTCCCACGCTCTTTTCACAGTCACCGTAAAGAGACTGGGTCGAACAATGCTCACCACAAGCCTTACAATCGGTGATCTTGCTGGAAGTGAGCGAAACAAGAGCACTCGGGCCGAGGGAGAACGTCTCAGTGAAGCCTGCTCCATCAACCAGTCGCTCATGATGCTCGGACAGTGTCTTCAGCGACAGAGAGAAGTCAAGGGATACAAGTTGGATCGATCCATTCTTCGATCTTCGAAGCTCgcccagcttcttcttccagttgccttctccagagatGCCATGACTGCTCTCCTTATCACAGCGAACCAGAACGCCGACTTTTCATCCACCATCCAGATCATGCGATACTCTGCTCTGGCACGAGATACCATCAAACCACCCGTCACTCCTGCCTACCTCAAGCGAGCTGGTTCTGGACCTTCCACTCCCGCTCAACGCGCGGTTTCCAACTCATCCATCTCCTCTACAGGCTCCACCATGTCGCATATGTCCTCCGCATCACATACTTCGCACGATGACACCAAGGACAATCTCATTCGAACCATCGCTGCTCTGCAGGAGCAACTGTACCAGGCTCAGCAGCGAGAAGACGCCCTGGAGATCCAGATCCGAGAAGAGGTCAACCAGGAAATGGAAACCCACATGGAGCAGATGCGCCAGTGGTATCTGGACCAGCTAGACCAGGCTACCGATGCTGCTCAGAACTTCACAGACAAGAAGATCTCCATTCTGGGACGACGAGTCAACAGCGACAATGTCAGCGACGAGCTGGTAAAGCTCCGCAAGGAAAATCAGTTACTTAAGCAGAGACTCAACGTTGACAAAGAGAACGTTGAGATTGCACATGGTCCAGACAGCTTTCGTTCAGACTAA
- a CDS encoding uncharacterized protein (Compare to YALI0E10747g, similar to uniprot|P40348 Saccharomyces cerevisiae YJR068w RFC2 DNA replication factor C 41 KD subunit): MQSFFAKSQQAQKADGKKTSKNKAPPPWVEKYRPKSLDDVSSQDHAVTVLKRTLGSANLPHMLFYGPPGTGKTSTVLALAKELYGPELMKDRVLELNASDERGIAIVRDSIKNFAAQKVVAPKDHIAEKYPCPPFKIIILDEADSMTTDAQSALRRTMETYSAQTRFCLICNYVTRIIDPLASRCSKFRFRLLDGNDALARLRHVSDAEQLSVEDGVLEKILEVANGDLRRAITILQSCSRLSGESSAAQNDEDGDATMAETRPITIADVNETAGVIPTETLKAIIKACKDSKGPIGDTVPDILVAVKELTYSGWSSAQITSQMHDLIITDVLIEGKEKSKIAELLSVTDKRLADGADESLAMLNLIVGIADVLGAAK, from the coding sequence atgcAATCTTTCTTTGCAAAGTCGCAACAGGCGCAAAAGGCAGACGGCAAGAAGACGTCGAAAAACAAAgcccctcctccatggGTTGAAAAGTACCGTCCAAAGTCGCTGGATGACGTCTCGTCACAGGATCATGCCGTGACTGTTCTCAAACGAACTCTCGGCTCAGCCAATTTGCCACACATGCTATTCTACGGCCCTCCCGGAACTGGAAAAACGTCGACCGTGCTCGCCCTGGCCAAAGAGCTGTACGGACCTGAACTCATGAAGGATCGAGTGCTGGAGCTCAACGCGTCGGACGAACGAGGAATCGCCATCGTGCGAGACAGCATCAAGAATTTTGCGGCGCAGAAGGTGGTTGCACCCAAAGACCATATTGCCGAAAAGTACCCCTGTCCGCCATTCAAGATCATCATCCTGGATGAGGCAGACTCCATGACTACAGACGCCCAGAGTGCTCTGCGACGAACTATGGAGACGTACTCGGCCCAGACCCGGTTCTGCCTCATCTGTAACTATGTGACCCGAATCATCGACCCGCTAGCGTCTCGATGCTCCAAGTTCCGATTTAGACTGCTGGACGGAAACGACGCCCTGGCCCGTCTGCGGCACGTGTCTGACGCTGAACAGCTCTCCGTGGAGGACGgagtgctggagaagatccTGGAGGTGGCTAACGGAGATTTGCGTCGAGCCATTACCATTCTGCAGTCATGTTCGCGTCTCAGCGGAGAGTCTTCAGCTGCTCAAAACGACGAAGATGGAGACGCAACCATGGCTGAAACTAGGCCCATCACTATTGCCGATGTGAACGAGACTGCTGGCGTTATCCCCACAgagactctcaaggccatcatCAAGGCATGCAAAGACTCCAAGGGACCCATTGGAGACACTGTGCCCGACATTCTCGTCGCTGTCAAGGAACTGACCTACTCTGGATGGAGCAGTGCTCAAATCACCTCGCAAATGCATGACCTGATTATCACCGACGTGTTGATTGAAGGTAAGGAAAAGAGCAAGATTGCCGAGCTGCTGTCTGTCACCGACAAGCGTCTGGCTGATGGAGCCGACGAGTCTCTGGCTATGCTGAATCTGATTGTGGGTATTGCTGACGTTCTAGGAGCAGCAAAGTAA
- a CDS encoding uncharacterized protein (Compare to YALI0E10835g, no similarity possibly noncoding): MTCIWRWTSMWRKRWQEKAVNVGSRCVNTLPTEGEQSTTKGEIDLIEHNNCPMTTNTRSSKHKNPYQLPCQTQKHTSKPQTLDSDASPSIYIEEVKIMCTEQTCQSDSTVGCAGCSKSGGIEPTSLKFIDCSNRATRGHVTHLWQAPCLLVRRCTGSHSLEGPFYSQPNHTVSILYRVCLSMRGGVDVPYNAMIGTVWRHVT, from the coding sequence ATGACGTGCATTTGGCGGTGGACTTCGATGTGGAGAAAAAGGTGGCAGGAGAAAGCGGTGAATGTAGGGTCAAGATGCGTGAACACATTGCCCACTGAGGGGGAACAGAGCACCACCAAGGGTGAAATTGACCTGATAGAGCACAATAACTGCCCTATGACCACCAACACCCGATCcagcaaacacaaaaaTCCTTACCAGCTGCCTTGTCAGACTCAGAAACACACCTCAAAACCCCAGACGTTAGACTCCGACGCTAGCCcgagtatatatattgaaGAGGTTAAAATCATGTGTACCGAGCAAACATGCCAGTCAGACTCTACTGTGGGGTGCGCGGGATGTAGCAAGAGTGGAGGTATAGAGCCGACTTCTCTCAAATTTATCGATTGCTCCAATCGCGCAACTcgaggtcatgtgacccaCCTTTGGCAGGCCCCATGTCTACTCGTACGTAGATGTACTGGTAGTCATTCATTGGAAGGTCCCTTCTATTCGCAACCCAATCATACAGTGTCTATTCTGTATAGGGTGTGTCTGTCGATGAGGGGGGGAGTTGATGTTCCATACAACGCGATGATAGGGACGGTTTGGCGacatgtcacgtga
- a CDS encoding uncharacterized protein (Compare to YALI0E10791g, no similarity) — protein sequence MKAQEPDTTTYAAVLESIRTFLAVFIHNIAYYFNVYPADAFQQVRQFNSAVWLCRAPVVNGYIDEASHECVNLLKDGKCAAVAISIHNSASKHVATIPIKFNIPVVPESDQTVPVTDAPTLIEDLQLEFNAFFTRLANYGPNFNPSKLEHTFKIQCELEGRHTLEGWISSEAQSSKQVPGLEDVVVRKIETGPIEVVSWLEYV from the coding sequence ATGAAAGCACAGGAACCAGATACCACTACGTATGCTGCCGTGTTGGAGAGCATCCGGACGTTTCTAGCCGTATTCATCCACAACATTGCCTATTACTTCAATGTATACCCCGCAGACGCTTTTCAACAGGTGCGTCAGTTCAACTCCGCGGTGTGGCTCTGTCGAGCACCAGTAGTCAATGGATACATTGACGAGGCGAGCCACGAGTGCGTAaacctgctcaaggacggtAAATGCGCCGCCGTGGCAATATCGATTCACAACTCGGCTTCCAAACACGTTGCTACGATACCAATCAAGTTCAACATTCCTGTTGTACCGGAGTCTGACCAAACAGTGCCAGTGACCGACGCTCCCACACTGATCGAGGACCTCCAACTCGAATTCAACGCGTTCTTCACACGTCTGGCTAACTACGGGCCAAATTTCAACCCTTCCAAGTTGGAACATACGTTCAAGATCCAATGTGAGCTGGAAGGACGCCATACTCTGGAGGGCTGGATATCATCAGAGGCTCAAAGTAGCAAACAAGTCCCAGGATTGGAAGATGTCGTGGTCAGAAAGATCGAAACAGGACCCATAGAGGTTGTTTCTTGGTTGGAATATGTGTAA
- a CDS encoding uncharacterized protein (Compare to YALI0E10769g, similar to uniprot|P14242 Saccharomyces cerevisiae YNL082w PMS1 DNA mismatch repair protein), with the protein MAIKAIDTASIRQITSAQVVTDLNSAVKEVVENSLDANAKNVEIKIFDYGKDRVEIIDDGDGIPKSEFDHVARKHMTSKINEFDDLASVLSYGFRGEALASICEMAELEIVTCGNTSEPATRLEFNRDGSIKSTKPVAGKRGTTVTIRRLFHSAIVRRKEFEKNAKNSHPGLIRILETYAIIRSDVRFSIVHVTNNKNRNVQLTTDGSGDMIKTVGRVFGNELKAHLMDVNFSFDVNYTKRGFLSSEELPNYVVRVTGLVSKPVFGMGRNANDKQLLFINKRPFTMKKLQKVFQDVYTSFVHLQKPVLIINLDIPPSAYDVNVSPDKRTIMLHNEVDVINCIRENLVDVFESSGQSVPRHTVDVKVQPMSSQSYWGVKDDVGEQEIEEVEDVEESGEVGPVELDHNVQLDEAATSDDVPNQLEVRQAAAGQIERAGLFVTDQEQEEDVSMTYVEETESLVINDMTTDEADHPREQEDEGMVDDEAEEVEEEEEEEEEEEGQAEEEDPEKIPPEYAYIDTAATLEDEGEDRGNDDETNDDDDDDNDNDPTSSLSYSQSDTSMNSVSDTSISLTTPITSRRRVTKSNVNKLNLSQFSASSRPSSSSSTRPSTASSLPSLPASQRASSRKRTYANLPEFDTFGHRESLTITAEDLERGERASETLSTFNTSSSTSQPQTSALDDSSAESKLNLTISKNDFLNFNIIGQFNEAFIIVSDPENLFIIDQHASDEKYNFERLQRDTKITPQPFVNPLTVELTPLEESVVSSNLELLKKNGFLVTIDNSLPPGEKCQIRGFPQTGNIVFGMPDFRELVVLFEDNPGNDSVRPKKVRDVFASRACRGSVMVGTALKEKEMDRIVRNLAGLDKPWNCPHGRPTMRHLMEIDKWPVFTQDYEF; encoded by the coding sequence ATGGCTATCAAGGCGATAGACACCGCGTCAATTCGACAGATAACATCGGCGCAAGTCGTTACGGACCTCAATTCCGCCGTCAAAGAGGTCGTGGAGAACTCTCTGGACGCCAACGCCAAGAACGTTGAAATCAAAATCTTCGACTATGGAAAAGATCGTGTGGAGATcattgatgatggagacgGAATCCCCAAGTCCGAATTTGACCACGTGGCACGCAAGCACATGACGTCGAAAATCAACGAGTTCGACGACCTGGCCAGCGTTCTCAGTTATGGATTTAGAGGAGAAGCCCTGGCATCTATCTGTGAGATGGCAGAGCTCGAGATCGTCACATGTGGCAACACCAGTGAACCCGCCACACGTCTGGAGTTCAACCGTGACGGATCTATCAAGAGCACAAAACCTGTGGCTGGTAAACGAGGTACAACTGTGACTATCAGGCGGCTGTTCCACAGTGCCATTGTTCGTCGGAAAGAGTTCGAGAAGAACGCCAAGAACAGTCACCCGGGGCTCATTCGCATACTGGAGACGTACGCCATTATACGCTCAGATGTGCGGTTTAGTATCGTTCAtgtcaccaacaacaagaaccGAAACGTGCAGCTGACCACCGACGGATCAGGGGACATGATAAAGACTGTTGGAAGAGTGTTTGGaaacgagctcaaggctcATTTGATGGATGTGAACTTTTCTTTTGATGTTAATTACACGAAACGCGGCTTTCTTAGTTCTGAAGAGCTGCCCAATTATGTCGTTCGAGTTACGGGACTTGTTTCCAAGCCTGTGTTTGGTATGGGACGTAATGCCAACGATAAACAGTTACTTTTTATCAACAAGCGTCCCTTTACAATGAAGAAGCTACAGAAGGTGTTTCAAGACGTTTATACGTCGTTCGTTCATTTACAAAAGCCTGTCTTGATCATCAACTTGGACATTCCTCCTAGTGCTTATGATGTTAATGTTTCTCCTGATAAACGGACCATTATGCTGCATAATGAGGTGGACGTGATCAATTGTATTCGAGAAAATCTCGTTGATGTCTTTGAATCTTCTGGTCAATCTGTTCCTCGGCACACTGTTGACGTAAAGGTGCAGCCCATGAGCAGTCAGTCGTATTGGGGCGTGAAGGACGATGTTGGTGAGCAAGAGATTGAGGAAGTTGAGGACGTTGAAGAATCTGGAGAGGTAGGACCTGTTGAGCTGGATCATAATGTTCAACTTGATGAAGCTGCCACTTCCGACGATGTTCCAAACCAGCTCGAAGTAAGGCAGGCCGCTGCTGGTCAGATCGAGAGGGCTGGACTGTTTGTTACTGATCAGGAGCAAGAGGAAGATGTTTCCATGACTTACGTTGAGGAGACGGAGTCGCTGGTAATCAATGATATGACTACTGATGAAGCTGATCATCCacgggagcaggaggatGAAGGTATGGTTGATGACGAGGCTGAGGAAgttgaagaggaagaggaggaagaagaggaagaagaaggccaggcagaagaagaagaccccGAAAAAATTCCTCCAGAGTATGCCTACATCGACACAGCTGCTACCTTAGAggatgaaggagaagacagagggaatgatgatgaaaccaacgacgacgacgacgacgacaacgacaacgaTCCAACTAGCTCACTGTCGTACTCTCAGTCGGACACTTCTATGAACTCTGTATCCgacacctccatctcgcTAACTACCCCAATCACCAGCCGAAGACGAGTGACCAAGAGCAATGTGAACAAACTCAACTTATCCCAGTTCTCTGCTTCTTCGCGACcctcgtcgtcttcttccactcgGCCCTCCACTGCATCATCATTACCATCTCTTCCTGCATCTCAACGAGCCTCTTCCAGAAAGCGAACTTATGCCAACCTGCCTGAGTTTGATACATTTGGACATAGAGAGTCTCTCACAATCACGGCCGAGGATCTTGAACGAGGCGAACGGGCTTCTGAGACTCTCTCTACGTTCAACACTTCTTCTAGCACTTCTCAACCGCAGACGTCTGCTCTAGACGATTCGTCAGCTGAATCTAAGCTCAACCTGACCATTTCCAAGAATGACTTCCTCAATTTTAACATCATTGGCCAGTTCAACGAGGCATTCATTATTGTTTCTGACCCCGAGAACCTATTCATCATTGACCAGCATGCGAGTGACGAAAAGTACAACTTTGAGCGACTTCAAAGAGACACTAAAATCACTCCTCAGCCATTCGTGAATCCTCTGACGGTGGAACTGACGCCTCTTGAAGAATCTGTTGTCAGTAGCAATCTCGAgctcttgaagaagaacgGCTTTCTCGTGACCATTGACAATTCTCTCCCTCCTGGCGAAAAGTGCCAAATTCGAGGCTTCCCTCAAACAGGAAACATTGTGTTTGGAATGCCAGATTTCCGAGAACTCGTGGTCCTGTTCGAAGATAACCCCGGAAACGACTCTGTTCGTCCCAAGAAGGTCAGAGACGTGTTTGCGTCTCGAGCCTGTCGAGGAAGTGTCATGGTGGGCACTGCTctcaaggaaaaggagatGGATCGCATTGTGAGGAACCTCGCAGGTCTAGATAAGCCCTGGAACTGTCCCCATGGAAGACCCACTATGCGCCATCTGATGGAAATTGATAAATGGCCGGTATTCACTCAGGATTACGAGTTTTAA
- a CDS encoding uncharacterized protein (Compare to YALI0E10857g, some similarities with uniprot|P40518 Saccharomyces cerevisiae YIL062c ARC15 subunit of the ARP2/3 complex, similar to Saccharomyces cerevisiae ARC15 (YIL062C); ancestral locus Anc_7.252): protein MSQIDFRRIDVDQYDPDSFISKEDLTPPCKPVSAAEQQQVATEIRGAISRGEAKAALPIALDFAPYGGDDKVKDAHLKSVIEVLSATKSAEIPSVVKALNKEQQDVLIKYLYKAMGSPQGQSQGVGAILLAWYEKTVDITGQGAVVRYMSDRRTV from the exons ATGTCGCAGATTGATTTCCGAAGAATTGACGTCGACCAGTACGACCCAGACTCGTTcatctccaaggaggatcTCACTCCTCCCTGCAAGCCCGTCTCTGCCGCTGAGCAGCAACAGGTGGCCACGGAAATCCGAGGAGCCATTTCTCGAggagaggccaaggctgcccTTCCCATTGCGCTGGACTTTGCTCCTTacggtggtgatgacaaGGTAAAG GACGCCCACCTCAAGTCTGTAATTGAGGTTCTGAGCGCAACCAAATCGGCCGAGATCCCATCCGTggtcaaggctctcaacAAGGAACAGCAGGATGTGCTCAtcaagtacctgtacaaggCCATGGGCTCGCCACAGGGCCAGTCCCAAGGAGTCGGCGCCATCCTACTTGCCTGGTACGAGAAGACCGTGGACATCACCGGACAGGGAGCCGTCGTTCGATACATGTCTGATCGACGAACTGTTTAA